In Schistocerca serialis cubense isolate TAMUIC-IGC-003099 chromosome 3, iqSchSeri2.2, whole genome shotgun sequence, the following proteins share a genomic window:
- the LOC126469808 gene encoding calmodulin: protein MADQLTEEQIAEFKEAFSLFDKDGDGTITTKELGTVMRSLGQNPTEAELQDMINEVDADGNGTIDFPEFLTMMARKMKDTDSEEEIREAFRVFDKDGNGFISAAELRHVMTNLGEKLTDEEVDEMIREADIDGDGQVNYEEFVTMMTSK, encoded by the exons ATG GCAGATCAGCTAACAGAGGAACAGATTGCAGAGTTCAAAGAGGCTTTCTCCCTCTTTGATAAAGATGGTGATGGGACAATCACCACAAAAGAACTCGGAACTGTGATGCGCTCACTTGGTCAAAATCCAACAGAAGCAGAATTACAAGACATGATAAATGAAGTTGATGCAGATG GAAATGGTACTATTGACTTCCCTGAATTCCTCACTATGATGGCAAGAAAAATGAAAGACACAGACAGTGAAGAGGAGATAAGAGAAGCCTTCCGCGTATTTGACAAGGATGGTAATGGTTTTATTAGTGCTGCAGAGCTAAGGCACGTTATGACAAATTTGGGTGAAAAGCTGACTGATGAAGAAGTTGACGAAATGATAAGGGAAGCTGATATTGATGGTGATGGACAAGTTAATTATGAAG